In bacterium, a single genomic region encodes these proteins:
- a CDS encoding O-antigen ligase family protein, with translation MQSTTERVLLWITKIALFVVPFVPLLIAQNMFFPYITGKAFVFRALVEVAFFAWIWLAIFNPKYRPRMTPLMWSVLLWVVVVLLATVFGENPTRSFWSNFERMEGAIAYLHLAMYFVVLSHILRRKDWMVFLHCSLVAGLLQGVYALFQKLGYLISPQGGFRTDGTIGNPTYLAAYLMFVVAFALLLWIYARNKWTRYYLLAATFFTLLIIYFTASRGPTLALLLGSIFAGGLFLIFMRTDITVSKRMRRAIFSALALLIIVPAGLWMARNTSFVRGSDVLIRLTSMSFRERTITSRFTIWNMSWEGFKEHPLLGWGPENYLVVFSKYYKTELWQQEPWFDRSHNIVFDWLINAGILGLISYFAMFVTGVGMLWKNFALAREAADKQHTTAIEYEASRELHAGIVISGLLFAYVLQNFFVFDNIATYTVFFALLAFIQSTAFAHAESFDERRTAGAPLVAQRASASIEAIGMVSAILVVGFTLTLYALNIRPLLVNLHLLNALKLQSAQDIQGAYDEYNNALSYDAALGRMEIAEQYSRFALAAGVAPSLTPEFRSQMLRQAIELADRVVTENPSDPRSRLFLAIILSKVGMYDKALEAFDAALKLAPMKHQVYFELADAYLQMGNTAKAVETMEFIYQKTKNFGAVGMNLAAVHILNGDQDIVDALLKEHLGTVDVADELLLRVYRVTGNQARIAGTLKAFIIVNPDDIGHRLQLASTYHTLGRNADAIRELETIIAKQPDFAQAGNDIIAKLRRGEAVEF, from the coding sequence ATGCAATCAACCACTGAACGTGTTTTGCTCTGGATTACGAAGATAGCCTTATTCGTCGTTCCCTTTGTTCCGCTCCTCATCGCCCAAAATATGTTTTTCCCGTACATCACGGGAAAAGCGTTTGTATTCCGCGCGCTCGTGGAAGTTGCATTTTTTGCGTGGATTTGGCTCGCGATATTTAATCCGAAATACCGGCCGCGCATGACGCCACTTATGTGGAGCGTGCTTCTCTGGGTCGTTGTTGTGCTTCTCGCGACCGTGTTCGGCGAGAACCCAACGCGGAGTTTTTGGTCTAACTTTGAGCGCATGGAAGGAGCGATTGCTTATCTTCATCTCGCAATGTATTTCGTTGTGCTTTCGCATATACTCCGGCGCAAAGATTGGATGGTGTTCTTGCACTGTTCGCTTGTTGCCGGACTTCTGCAGGGCGTGTACGCGTTATTCCAAAAACTCGGATATTTGATTTCTCCGCAGGGCGGATTCCGCACCGACGGAACCATCGGTAATCCGACATATCTTGCCGCATATTTGATGTTTGTTGTCGCGTTCGCGCTGTTGCTTTGGATATACGCGCGTAACAAATGGACGAGATACTACCTGCTTGCCGCGACGTTTTTCACGTTGCTCATCATCTACTTTACCGCAAGCCGTGGCCCGACACTTGCTTTGCTTCTCGGTAGCATTTTCGCTGGCGGACTTTTCCTTATCTTTATGCGAACGGATATCACCGTTTCAAAACGCATGAGGCGCGCTATTTTTTCCGCTCTCGCGTTGCTCATCATCGTTCCCGCGGGACTTTGGATGGCGAGGAATACATCTTTCGTGCGCGGAAGCGACGTGTTGATACGCCTCACGTCAATGTCCTTCAGGGAGCGGACGATTACGTCGCGTTTCACTATTTGGAACATGAGCTGGGAAGGTTTTAAGGAACATCCATTGTTGGGCTGGGGGCCGGAAAATTATCTCGTTGTATTCTCAAAATACTATAAGACGGAACTTTGGCAGCAGGAGCCGTGGTTTGACCGCTCGCACAATATTGTTTTTGATTGGCTGATCAACGCGGGTATTCTTGGACTTATCTCGTATTTCGCGATGTTCGTGACCGGCGTCGGGATGTTATGGAAAAACTTCGCGCTTGCGCGTGAAGCGGCGGACAAGCAGCATACAACCGCGATAGAATATGAAGCATCGCGAGAACTTCATGCAGGCATTGTGATTTCTGGGCTTCTTTTCGCGTACGTCCTGCAGAACTTTTTTGTGTTTGACAATATCGCGACCTACACCGTGTTTTTCGCTTTACTCGCGTTTATCCAAAGCACAGCATTCGCGCATGCTGAAAGTTTTGACGAGCGGCGAACGGCTGGCGCTCCTTTAGTGGCGCAACGAGCAAGCGCGAGTATTGAAGCCATTGGAATGGTTTCCGCGATTCTTGTCGTGGGATTCACGCTTACGCTGTACGCGTTAAACATCCGGCCGCTACTTGTGAATTTGCACCTCCTTAATGCATTGAAGCTGCAGAGCGCGCAAGACATCCAGGGCGCGTATGATGAATATAATAACGCGCTTTCCTATGATGCGGCGTTGGGGAGGATGGAAATTGCCGAGCAATATTCGCGTTTTGCACTCGCGGCAGGCGTAGCACCTTCCCTCACTCCGGAGTTTCGTTCGCAAATGTTGCGGCAGGCGATTGAGCTCGCCGATCGAGTGGTGACAGAGAATCCGTCAGATCCACGATCGCGGCTTTTCCTCGCGATTATTCTTTCCAAAGTCGGCATGTATGACAAGGCGTTAGAGGCGTTTGACGCCGCGTTGAAGCTCGCCCCGATGAAGCATCAGGTGTATTTTGAGCTCGCGGACGCGTATTTGCAGATGGGAAATACAGCAAAAGCCGTTGAGACGATGGAGTTTATTTATCAGAAAACGAAAAACTTCGGCGCGGTCGGAATGAATCTTGCCGCGGTGCATATATTAAACGGCGATCAGGACATTGTTGATGCGTTGCTCAAGGAACATCTTGGAACAGTTGATGTTGCCGATGAACTTCTGCTTCGAGTGTATAGAGTAACCGGTAATCAGGCGCGCATCGCCGGTACGCTTAAAGCATTTATCATTGTTAACCCGGACGATATTGGTCATCGGCTTCAGCTCGCGTCAACGTATCATACGCTTGGGCGGAATGCTGACGCGATTCGTGAACTTGAAACGATCATCGCAAAGCAGCCGGACTTCGCGCAAGCGGGGAATGACATCATCGCAAAACTTCGGAGAGGGGAGGCGGTGGAGTTTTAG
- a CDS encoding citryl-CoA lyase → MKWKTSISVHKNGELYIRGYKLTELIATKTFPEIIFLLLTGKMPEKPQAELLGAMLVAASEHGVEAPSTFVARTTASTGASFTAALAAGILTIGKHHGGAIEALAELLQSGKNAATIVAELSAKGERLPGYGHKVYKDADPRTTALFERAKALGLLGKYAALAGELGQELNKKSGKLLPLNIDGAFAVLLSELGIQARMGNGVFVLARLPGLIAHVGEELEREKPYRRLTDDEVEYDGPEVIDK, encoded by the coding sequence ATGAAATGGAAAACTTCAATCAGCGTTCACAAGAACGGCGAGCTCTACATCCGCGGCTACAAGCTGACGGAGCTTATTGCCACAAAGACGTTTCCGGAAATTATATTTTTGTTGCTTACGGGGAAAATGCCGGAGAAACCACAGGCGGAACTTTTGGGCGCGATGCTTGTTGCCGCCTCTGAGCACGGCGTTGAGGCGCCCTCAACGTTTGTTGCGCGCACCACCGCATCCACCGGTGCTTCGTTTACCGCCGCGCTCGCGGCTGGGATTCTCACGATTGGAAAACATCACGGCGGAGCTATTGAAGCGCTTGCCGAATTGTTGCAATCCGGAAAGAATGCGGCAACCATCGTTGCCGAATTATCCGCTAAGGGCGAGCGATTGCCGGGTTATGGGCATAAGGTGTATAAAGACGCGGACCCCCGTACTACTGCATTATTTGAGCGCGCTAAAGCATTGGGGCTTTTGGGAAAATATGCGGCGCTGGCAGGTGAGCTTGGCCAAGAGCTCAATAAGAAGTCCGGCAAGTTGCTTCCGTTAAACATTGACGGTGCGTTTGCCGTATTGCTTTCCGAGCTCGGTATTCAGGCGCGCATGGGGAACGGCGTGTTTGTGCTTGCCCGCCTTCCGGGACTCATCGCGCATGTCGGTGAGGAGTTGGAGCGGGAGAAGCCGTACCGGCGGCTCACCGATGATGAAGTTGAGTACGACGGACCGGAAGTTATTGACAAATAG
- a CDS encoding four helix bundle protein, whose product MESQKSQEKIQSFTDLVAWRKAHELVVIVYRLTKSFPKEELFGLSNQLRRAAVSVSSNIAEGFSRRSRIEKNRFYDMAQGSLTEVQNQLLVARDVGYISKFDFSSIAQQTVIVHKLITGLVKSSRDNS is encoded by the coding sequence ATGGAATCGCAAAAATCTCAAGAGAAAATTCAGTCATTCACCGATTTGGTGGCGTGGCGTAAGGCCCATGAGCTTGTAGTAATCGTCTACCGTCTTACGAAAAGTTTTCCGAAGGAAGAACTTTTTGGTTTGAGTAATCAGCTACGGCGCGCAGCAGTTTCGGTTTCGTCAAACATCGCGGAGGGTTTTTCTCGGCGGAGTCGAATAGAAAAGAACCGTTTTTATGACATGGCGCAAGGTTCTCTCACTGAAGTTCAGAATCAGCTTCTTGTAGCGCGCGACGTCGGATATATTTCCAAATTTGATTTTAGCAGCATTGCTCAGCAAACCGTTATCGTCCACAAACTCATCACTGGGTTAGTCAAAAGTTCTCGCGATAACAGTTAG
- a CDS encoding succinate--CoA ligase subunit alpha translates to MKKITMAILIDKKTSVLVQGITGNEGSRACKEMLAYGTAVVAGVTPGKGGQSVEGIPVYNAVFEALQQHPEINTSLITVPAAFVKDAALEAIDAGIPLIDILTEHVTAQDAAYIVAAARRVGVRVVGPSSVGIISPGLGKIGSIGSGEIKNVFTPGHIGVISKSGGMTAEISSTLSREKLGQSTVIGIGGDAIIGSDFADLLELFEKDPETKAVVLFGEVGGTYEELAAEFIRKKKFTKPVVALVAGKFTETLPQGTVLGHAGAIVSKGRGSYASKVKALRAAGVMVADILDEVPGLIKKVLSI, encoded by the coding sequence ATGAAAAAAATAACTATGGCAATACTTATTGATAAAAAAACGAGTGTGCTTGTACAAGGAATAACCGGCAACGAGGGTTCGCGCGCGTGCAAGGAGATGCTGGCTTATGGCACGGCGGTTGTTGCCGGAGTAACGCCGGGCAAGGGCGGGCAAAGCGTGGAGGGAATTCCGGTGTATAACGCCGTGTTTGAGGCGCTTCAACAACATCCCGAAATCAACACCTCGCTCATCACGGTGCCGGCTGCGTTTGTAAAAGACGCCGCGTTGGAAGCCATTGACGCGGGTATTCCGCTTATTGATATTCTGACCGAGCATGTGACGGCACAAGATGCGGCATACATTGTTGCGGCGGCGCGTCGTGTCGGCGTGCGCGTCGTCGGCCCGTCGTCGGTCGGCATTATTTCACCCGGACTCGGGAAAATTGGAAGCATCGGAAGCGGCGAAATTAAAAACGTATTCACGCCCGGCCATATCGGCGTTATTTCAAAAAGCGGGGGAATGACGGCGGAGATTTCTTCAACGCTTTCGCGCGAAAAATTAGGACAAAGCACTGTCATCGGAATCGGAGGAGATGCGATTATCGGTTCGGACTTTGCCGACCTGTTGGAGCTTTTTGAAAAAGATCCGGAGACCAAAGCGGTGGTGCTTTTCGGCGAGGTTGGCGGAACTTATGAAGAACTTGCGGCCGAATTCATTCGCAAAAAAAAGTTTACGAAGCCTGTTGTCGCGCTTGTCGCCGGAAAGTTTACGGAAACCCTGCCGCAAGGAACCGTGCTCGGCCACGCGGGCGCGATTGTTTCCAAAGGCCGCGGGAGTTACGCGTCAAAAGTAAAGGCGCTTCGTGCGGCGGGAGTCATGGTGGCGGATATTTTGGATGAGGTGCCGGGACTCATTAAGAAGGTATTGAGTATATAG
- a CDS encoding ATP citrate lyase citrate-binding domain-containing protein produces the protein MNLFEHEGKKLFKKYGILVPEGMLVSRPGVGPKFSGPYAVKAQVTFGDRARSGGILFADDERAAKTAVADLLSKTLRGERVKKVLVEQKIAAVAEYYISFSYSTDHRAPVLAATVSGGTGTKKAEVFPVDVIGGLHPFFIRSALLRAGIPFADVGGLVPIVKSLWNCFFGEYALLAEINPLMKTPDGKFVAADAKVVLDDEKIKPGERRFIDMDGDIAILASGGGASLLNIDALLKYNGWPANYTEYSGNPPKEVVRDLTKRVLARHGLKGLWVIGGTANFTDIYETMVGFIEGLREVKPKPTFPIVIRRDGPRGQQAFRMLREVAKKEGYRFTVFDGKTSMAESAKRVVALAYRSNKASKQ, from the coding sequence ATGAATTTATTCGAACACGAAGGAAAAAAGTTATTCAAAAAGTATGGAATTTTGGTGCCGGAGGGCATGCTTGTTTCCCGTCCTGGTGTCGGGCCGAAGTTTTCCGGCCCATACGCGGTGAAGGCGCAGGTTACTTTTGGCGATCGCGCGCGCAGTGGCGGAATTCTTTTTGCCGATGATGAGCGCGCGGCAAAAACGGCAGTCGCCGATTTACTCTCCAAAACGCTGCGCGGTGAGCGCGTGAAAAAAGTGTTGGTTGAGCAAAAAATTGCGGCAGTGGCGGAATATTATATAAGTTTCAGTTACTCCACAGATCATCGCGCGCCGGTTTTGGCCGCAACCGTTTCCGGCGGCACAGGCACAAAGAAAGCGGAGGTGTTTCCGGTTGACGTCATCGGAGGATTGCACCCATTTTTTATCCGTAGCGCGTTGCTCCGCGCCGGCATCCCGTTTGCCGATGTCGGCGGCCTCGTGCCGATTGTCAAAAGTTTATGGAATTGTTTCTTCGGCGAATATGCCTTGCTTGCCGAAATTAATCCGCTGATGAAGACCCCAGACGGAAAGTTTGTTGCGGCGGACGCGAAGGTTGTTTTGGATGACGAAAAAATAAAACCCGGTGAACGCAGGTTTATTGATATGGATGGGGACATCGCGATTTTGGCTTCGGGAGGCGGAGCGTCGCTTTTAAACATTGACGCGCTCTTGAAATATAACGGATGGCCGGCGAACTATACCGAATATTCCGGAAATCCGCCGAAGGAAGTGGTGCGTGATTTAACAAAGCGTGTGCTCGCGCGCCACGGCTTGAAGGGGCTGTGGGTCATCGGCGGTACGGCGAATTTCACCGATATTTACGAAACCATGGTTGGGTTTATTGAGGGGCTGCGCGAAGTGAAACCGAAGCCGACATTTCCGATTGTTATCCGTCGTGACGGTCCGCGGGGGCAGCAAGCGTTCCGGATGTTGCGAGAAGTCGCAAAAAAAGAAGGATATCGGTTCACTGTGTTTGACGGAAAAACATCAATGGCGGAGAGCGCGAAGCGCGTCGTAGCATTGGCGTATCGAAGCAATAAAGCATCGAAACAATAA
- a CDS encoding lipopolysaccharide biosynthesis protein, translated as MESTEGTLHKAIQGGKWSGLGLVAQKIVGFGTFFVLARTLAPDDYGIITIILMFVGILNTASMPGFENAIIQRQGDIRAYLDVYWTFNFLRAIGIAVLIYLAAPFVAIFFHITDPTALALLRYGGILTVIQSLSNLGNMFFFKEMNFRTLFMRDIAGQLAFTATAIPFAFLHPTAAALFFGYVAQYIAGVVVQYAGHPHRPKFSFQFGRLRDLSSYGGWVMAQNALGQINYLVESSIVGRFSGPANLGLYSRANSIASLPSSALFTIVTKVGFPAYARIQGDMQKLREGFLRSFDIALLTMIPFLVIILLFGEPLAQILLGAKWLGMVAAMKVLVVALTFEGFAVITYPLLDGAGFPDVRFKMSVAQFFISAPLLLVLTRYFSIYGAAVAMLINGFALALIASYWSFRYLGLRFADVKIPIAVIFGATLMTMLAAAPLYMYGAKLSAPLFIALLGVPALAYIAGIIFIGRRFATGPYHTLRMIMRTIV; from the coding sequence ATGGAATCAACCGAAGGGACGCTTCATAAAGCAATACAAGGAGGGAAGTGGTCGGGGTTGGGACTCGTTGCCCAGAAGATCGTCGGCTTCGGGACTTTTTTTGTTTTGGCGCGGACGCTTGCGCCCGATGACTACGGTATCATCACCATCATTCTGATGTTCGTCGGCATTTTGAACACCGCTTCAATGCCGGGGTTTGAAAACGCGATCATCCAGCGGCAGGGAGATATTCGTGCCTATCTTGACGTGTACTGGACGTTTAATTTTTTGAGAGCTATCGGCATCGCCGTCCTTATTTATCTCGCCGCTCCGTTTGTCGCGATATTTTTTCACATCACTGATCCGACCGCGCTTGCGCTGTTGCGTTACGGCGGAATTCTTACGGTCATCCAGTCCTTGAGCAACCTCGGCAACATGTTCTTTTTTAAGGAGATGAATTTCCGGACGCTGTTTATGCGCGACATTGCCGGTCAGCTTGCGTTTACGGCGACGGCGATACCTTTCGCGTTTCTGCATCCAACTGCCGCCGCGCTTTTTTTTGGTTACGTCGCGCAGTACATTGCGGGGGTTGTAGTGCAATACGCGGGGCATCCGCACCGGCCAAAGTTTTCTTTCCAATTCGGGCGCTTGCGGGACTTGAGTTCGTACGGCGGGTGGGTCATGGCGCAAAATGCCTTGGGGCAAATCAATTATCTTGTTGAATCGTCTATTGTCGGCCGTTTTTCCGGTCCGGCGAATTTGGGATTGTATTCTCGCGCGAACAGCATCGCTTCATTGCCGTCCTCGGCGCTTTTTACGATCGTGACGAAAGTCGGATTTCCGGCATACGCGCGCATTCAAGGGGACATGCAAAAACTGCGCGAAGGATTTTTGCGGAGTTTTGATATCGCGCTCCTCACGATGATTCCGTTTCTCGTGATTATTTTACTTTTTGGTGAACCGCTCGCGCAGATTCTTTTGGGAGCGAAGTGGCTGGGTATGGTTGCGGCGATGAAGGTGCTCGTTGTTGCGCTCACGTTTGAAGGATTCGCGGTGATTACGTATCCATTGCTTGACGGCGCGGGATTTCCTGATGTGCGGTTCAAAATGTCGGTCGCGCAATTTTTCATTTCCGCGCCGCTGCTTTTGGTGCTCACGCGGTACTTCAGTATTTACGGAGCGGCGGTTGCTATGCTTATCAACGGTTTCGCCTTGGCGCTTATCGCGAGTTACTGGTCTTTCCGCTATTTAGGGCTGCGGTTTGCCGACGTGAAGATTCCGATCGCGGTCATCTTCGGCGCAACACTGATGACTATGCTCGCTGCCGCGCCGTTATATATGTATGGCGCGAAGTTGAGCGCGCCGCTCTTCATTGCGTTGCTTGGCGTTCCGGCGCTTGCATACATTGCCGGAATCATTTTTATCGGCCGGCGGTTCGCGACCGGTCCGTATCACACGCTACGCATGATTATGCGGACGATTGTGTAA
- a CDS encoding glycosyltransferase family A protein yields MIKASIVITAYNSAAFIERSLQSALTQQFPKSDYEIVVIDDGSTDETPQILARFGNAIRVIRQANRGFVGAANAGFRAAVGTYVTKLDSDDAFGPDLLRETTDVLDANPEIDFVYSDYEERMGDVTRVVSTENIFSSIAIGMMYRRERLAAEGCYREGLKFPEYDLLLRTLGRWKGFRIPKPLFTYIRRPESVTKETGWQEDALRELRALYPEHRDLIAKIRKY; encoded by the coding sequence ATGATAAAAGCATCAATCGTCATTACGGCATATAACTCCGCTGCGTTTATTGAACGCTCGTTACAGAGTGCGCTCACGCAGCAGTTTCCGAAAAGCGATTACGAGATCGTCGTTATTGACGACGGCTCCACCGATGAGACGCCGCAGATACTCGCGCGGTTCGGCAATGCTATCCGCGTCATCCGGCAGGCGAACCGCGGTTTTGTCGGCGCGGCGAATGCCGGGTTCCGCGCGGCGGTTGGCACCTATGTCACCAAGCTTGATAGCGACGATGCGTTCGGGCCGGACCTTTTGCGTGAGACAACCGATGTGCTTGACGCCAATCCCGAGATTGATTTCGTGTATTCCGATTACGAGGAGCGCATGGGCGACGTTACGCGTGTCGTCAGCACCGAAAATATATTTTCAAGCATCGCCATCGGGATGATGTATCGCAGGGAGCGGTTAGCCGCGGAAGGATGTTACCGTGAAGGTCTGAAATTTCCCGAATATGATTTGCTGCTGCGGACGCTCGGCCGCTGGAAGGGCTTTCGGATTCCAAAGCCGCTATTCACTTATATCCGCAGGCCCGAAAGCGTGACGAAAGAAACTGGCTGGCAGGAGGACGCACTTCGCGAGCTTCGCGCGCTGTATCCGGAACATCGCGATCTCATCGCGAAGATAAGGAAGTATTAG